One genomic window of Cololabis saira isolate AMF1-May2022 chromosome 3, fColSai1.1, whole genome shotgun sequence includes the following:
- the LOC133440748 gene encoding LOW QUALITY PROTEIN: zinc finger protein 180-like (The sequence of the model RefSeq protein was modified relative to this genomic sequence to represent the inferred CDS: substituted 1 base at 1 genomic stop codon), which produces MDHMNIHTGEKPYLCNTCGKSFTKSSDLKRHIITHTDEKPYSCETCGKSYRERSKLVAHSRIHTCEKPYLCNTCGKTFIKSSALNRHITTHTGEKPYICKTCGKSYRERSKLVIHSRIHTGEKPYFCKTCGKSYTERSSLVIHSRTHTGERPYLCNTCGKTFTKSSALKCHITTHTGEKPYICKTCGKSYRLRSQLLVHSRIHTGERPYLCNTCGKTFTKSSVLKRHITTHTGERPYICETCGKSFRRCSHLVVHSRTHTGEKPYLCKTCGKTFTKSCTLKRHITTHTGDKRXLCKTCNKAPAAG; this is translated from the coding sequence atggatcacatgaatatccacactggcgaaaaaccgtacctgtgcaacacctgcggaaaatcgtttactaaatcatcagatcttaaacgccacataatcACGCACACGGATGAGAAGCCCTACAGCTgcgaaacatgtggaaaaagttacagagaACGTTCCAAACTGGTGgctcactcgaggatccacacctgcgaaaagccgtacctgtgcaacacctgtggaaaaacctttattaaatcatcagctcttaaccggcacataaccacgcacacgggcgagaagccctacatctgcaaaacatgtggaaaaagttacagagaACGTTCCAAACTGGTGATTCACTCAAGgatccacacgggcgagaagccctacttttgcaaaacatgtggaaaaagttacacagaacgttccagcctggtgattcactctaggacccacaccggcgaaaggccgtacctgtgcaacacctgcggcaaaacctttactaaatcatcagctcttaaatgccacataaccacgcacacgggcgagaagccctacatctgcaaaacatgtggaaaaagttacaggctacgttcccaactgctggttcactcgaggatccacactggcgaaaggccgtacctgtgcaacacctgcggcaaaacctttactaaatcatcagttcttaaacgccacataaccacgcacacgggcgagaggCCCTACATCTGCgaaacatgtggaaagagttTCAGGCGATGTTCccacctggtggttcactcgaggacccacactggcgaaaagccgtacctgtgcaaaacctgcggaaaaacctttactaaatcgtgtactcttaaacggcacataaccacgcacacgggcgataAGCGATAattgtgcaagacgtgcaacaaag
- the LOC133440469 gene encoding NLR family CARD domain-containing protein 3-like yields MDQCEDGEEGVPPSKTPMCGEDESRSKAQRNQPGPRAGTGPELESRPGPSCVSLKSDRSKGFIILFKGDQQSSSERVDQQSSEPPSGPSVQQQQTQLDSIFQLLEDNIVMFVKNELKKIQRGLSPDYPESLEHLLEGEDEEQRRSREAFVKITVNFLRRMKQEDLAEHLRRSTFAEDCKKRLKSKLKKKCQCVFEGIVKAGNPALLKQIYTELYITEGGTGEVNEEHEVRQIEAASRKPDRAETTITQEDIFKLPPGRDEPIRTVMTKGVAGIGKTVLTQKFTLDWAEGRTNQDIQFLLPFTFRELNVLKETKFSLVELVHHFFTETREICSFEEFQVVFIFDGLDESRLPLDFHNNEVLTDVTESTSVDVLLTNLIRGNLLPSAHLWITTRPAAASQIPPECVSMVTEVRGFTNPQKDEYFRKRFREEEQTSRIISHIKKSRSLHIMCHIPVFCWITATVLEKVLETRERGELPKTLTEMYIHFLVVQAKLKRVKYDGGAGTDPHWSPESRKMIKSLGKLAFEQLQKGNLIFYEPDLRECGIDVREASVYSGVFTQIFREESSLYQDQVFCFIHLSVQEFLAALHVHRTFIKSGVNLLEEQRNTSRRFKTKAETKLYRSAVDKALQSPNGHLDLFLRFLLGLSLETNQTLLRGVLKPKQRSSQNNKETVKYIKKRISEDLSAEKSINLFHCLKELNAGSLVEHVQRSLRSGRLSTDKLSPAQWSALGFILLSSEDLEVFDLKKYSASEEVLRRLLPVVKASKKVLLSGCNLSEDICADLSSVLSSQSSSLTELDLSNNHLQDSGLKKLCPGLESPHCHLESLRLSDCNLSEDICANLSSVLSSQSSSLTELDLSNNHLQDSGLKKLCPGLESPHCHLESLRLSGCLISEEGSASLVSALSSNPSHLRELDLSYNHPGESAVKLLSARLEDPRWRLNTLRVEPAGQRWLTPGLRKYSCQLTIDTNTVYNKIQLSDNNRKMTRVWEDQSYPDHPDRFGYWDQLLCREVLMGRCYWEVQWRGYVEISVSYRRISRKQDSGDCRFGRNHHSWSLECSDDGRYRVRHNKRATSSSSTFSVSDRVAVYVDVPAGTLSFYSVSSDRLIHLQTVNTTFTEPLYPGFWFWSGSSVFLC; encoded by the exons atggatcagtgtgaggacggagaggaggGAGTCCCTCCCTCTAAAACCCCTATGTGTGGGGAAGATGAGAGTcggagcaaagctcagag gaatcaACCTGGACCCAGAGCCGGAACTGGACCTGAACTTGAATCCAGACCtggacccagctgtgtgtccttgaagagtgacAGGTCAAAAGGCTTTATAATTCtctttaaaggagaccaacaGTCTTCTTCAGAGCG agtggaccagcagagctcagagcctcccagcggtccgtctgtccagcagcagcagacacagctggactccatctttcag ctgctggaggacaacattgtcatgtttgtgaagaatgagctgaagaagatccagaggggtctgagtccagattacccagaatccctagaacatctgttggagggtgaggatgaagagcagaggaggagcagagaggcgtttgtgaagatcacagtgaacttcctgaggagaatgaagcaggaggaTCTGGCTGAGCATCTGCGGAGAA GTACCTTTGCTGAAGATTGTAAAAAGCGGCTGAAATCAAAGCTGAAGAAGAAGTgccagtgtgtgtttgagggaattgttaaagcaggaaacccagcccttctgaagcagatctacacagagctctacatcacagagggagggactggagaggtcaacgaagaacatgaagtcagacagattgaagcagcatccaggaaaccagacagagcagaaacaaccatcacacaggaagacatctttaaactcccacctggaagagatgaaccaatcagaacagtgatgacgaagggagtggccggcatcgggaaaacagtcctaacacagaagttcactctggactgggctgaaggcagaaccaaccaggacatccagttcctgcttccattcaccttcagagagctgaatgtgctgaaagagacaaagttcagcttggtggaacttgttcatcacttcttcactgaaaccagagaaatctgcagctttgaagagttccaggtcgtgttcatctttgacggtcttgatgagagtcgacttcctctggacttccacaacaatgaggtcctgactgatgttacagagtccacctcagtggatgtgctgctgacaaacctcatcagggggaacctgcttccttctgctcatctctggatcaccacacgacccgcagcagccagtcagatccctcctgagtgtgtctccatggtgacagaggtcagagggttcactaaCCCACAGAAGGacgaatacttcaggaagaggttcagagaagaagagcagaccagcaggatcatctcccacatcaagaaaTCACgaagcctccacatcatgtgccacatcccagtcttctgctggatcactgctacggtcctggagaaagtcctggaaaccagagagagaggggagctgcccaagaccctgactgagatgtacatccacttcctggtggtccaggccaaactgaagagggtcaagtatgatggaggagctgggacggatccacactggagtccagagagcaggaagatgatcaagtctctgggaaaactggcttttgagcagctgcagaaaggaaacctgatcttctatgaaccagatctgagagagtgtggcatcgatgtcagagaggcttcagtgtactcaggagtgttcacacagatctttagagaggagagcagcctgtaccaggaccaggtcttctgcttcatccatctgagtgttcaggagtttctggctgctctgcATGTCCATCGgaccttcatcaagtctggagtcaacctgctggaggaacaaagaaacACCTCTAGACGGTTTAAAACAAAAGCAGAGACTAAGCTCTATCGgagtgctgtggacaaggccttacagagtccaaatggacacctggacttgttcctccgcttcctcctgggtctttcactggagaccaatcagactctCCTACGAGGTGTgttgaaaccaaaacaaagaagttcacagaacaataaggaaacagttaaatacatcaagaagaggatcagtgaggatctgtctgcagagaaaagcatcaacctgttccactgtctgaaagAACTGAACGCTGGTTCTCTGGTGGAGCACGTCCAACGGTCCCTGAGGTCAggacgtctctccacagataaactgtctcctgctcagtggtcggctctgggcttcatcttactgtcatcagaagatctggaggtgtttgacctgaagaaatactcagcttcagaggaggttctacggaggctgctaccggtggtcaaagcctccaagaaagttct gttgagtggttgtaacctctcagaggacatctgtgcagatctgtcctcagttctcagctctcagtcctccagtctgacagaactggacctgagtaacaaccacctgcaggattcaggactgaagaagctgtgtcctggactggagagtccacactgtcacctggagtctctcag GTTGAGTGACTGTAACCTCTCAGAAGACATCTGTGCAAATCTGTCCTctgttctcagctctcagtcctccagtctgacagaactggacctgagtaacaaccacctgcaggattcaggactgaagaagctgtgtcctggactggagagtccacactgtcacctggagtctctcag gctgtcaggctgtctgatctcagaggaaggaagtgcttctctggtctcagctctgagctccaacccctcccatctgagagagctggacctgagctacaaccatccaggagagtcagcagTGAAGCTTTTGTCTGCTagactggaggatccccgctggagactgaacactctcag ggtggagcctgctggacaacgatggttgacaccaggtctgaggaagt attcctgtcaactcaccattgacacaaacacagtctacAACAAAATCcaactgtctgacaacaacaggaagatgacacgTGTGTGggaggatcagtcatatcctgatcatccagacagatttGGTTACTGggatcagctgctgtgtagagaagttctgatgggtcgctgttactgggaggtccagtggagagGATATGTTGAgatatcagtgagttacagaagaatcagcaggaaacaagactctggtgactgtaggtttggaaggaaccatcattcctggagtctggaatGTTCTGATGATGGTCGGTACCGTGTCCGGCACAATAAGAGAGCAACGTCTTCCTCCTCCACTTTctcagtctctgacagagtagcagtgtatgtggacgttcctgctggaactctgtccttctacagcgtgtcctctgacagactgatccacctccaaaccgtcaacaccacattcactgaacctctttatcctgggttctggttctggtctggttcttcagtgTTTCTGTGTTGA